In a genomic window of Deltaproteobacteria bacterium:
- the nadC gene encoding carboxylating nicotinate-nucleotide diphosphorylase — protein sequence MRELPTAVHRLIDLALDEDLGPGDVTSAALIGACNGEAIIEAREETVVCGMGVAESVFRRIDPAIHFNSLAVEGETAVGGDILAELTGPVSSLLAGERTALNFIQRMCGVASLSRQYAERAKSKAVVLDSRKTIPGWRWLDKLAVRTGGCRNHRMGLFDGILIKDNHITACGGIREAVTKALLKAPPGLTVEVEVDSLAGVKEALTAGAGIIMLDNFTPDQVAAAIPVAAGKALIEVSGGITLEDMDGYIQSGKVDYISVGALTHSAVSKDISMEITMTS from the coding sequence ATGCGTGAACTTCCCACCGCCGTCCACCGGCTGATTGATCTGGCGCTGGATGAAGATCTGGGCCCGGGTGATGTAACCAGCGCAGCCCTGATCGGCGCCTGCAATGGGGAGGCGATAATAGAAGCGAGGGAAGAAACCGTCGTGTGCGGCATGGGTGTGGCGGAATCCGTTTTCAGAAGGATCGATCCAGCCATCCATTTCAACAGCCTTGCCGTGGAGGGCGAGACCGCAGTGGGGGGAGATATACTGGCTGAACTCACGGGGCCCGTTTCCTCCCTGTTGGCCGGGGAACGTACCGCTCTTAACTTTATCCAGAGGATGTGTGGGGTGGCAAGCCTCTCACGGCAATACGCTGAAAGGGCAAAAAGCAAAGCCGTCGTTCTAGACAGCAGAAAGACCATTCCCGGATGGCGATGGCTCGACAAGCTCGCCGTTCGGACCGGAGGCTGCCGGAACCATCGTATGGGGCTTTTTGACGGTATCCTGATCAAGGATAACCATATCACGGCCTGTGGTGGAATCCGCGAGGCGGTGACGAAGGCTCTTCTTAAAGCCCCTCCCGGCCTGACCGTCGAGGTTGAGGTGGATTCACTTGCTGGGGTAAAAGAGGCACTTACGGCGGGAGCGGGAATCATCATGCTCGACAACTTCACCCCTGACCAGGTTGCCGCCGCCATCCCCGTTGCGGCAGGCAAGGCGCTTATCGAGGTCTCCGGCGGTATCACCCTGGAAGACATGGATGGGTATATTCAAAGCGGAAAAGTGGACTACATTTCCGTGGGAGCCCTGACCCATTCGGCAGTTTCAAAGGACATCAGTATGGAGATAACGATGACTTCGTAA
- a CDS encoding biotin--[acetyl-CoA-carboxylase] ligase, translating into MNLVMDLRRYDTVPSTSDLLKTMANEGAAEWTAVMSSSQTRGRGRFGRHWHSPPGNIYLSVLLRPSILPIELPRLSLIAALAVFETVHREGTPLKLKWPNDILFDGRKLAGVLLEAKTQGENVEYVVVGIGINLKAPEGSLPEDLVGKTASLEELGGCLDVGRIIEGLEMNLRRYSISYRGTSWEDVRTRWREYADWDREYSAMSAGRRYVGRPVNLNPDGSLLFAASDGPVTLTSGELVEVGDRRPGHQKTMR; encoded by the coding sequence GTGAACCTGGTGATGGACCTGCGCCGATACGATACTGTTCCCTCCACAAGCGATCTGCTCAAGACCATGGCGAACGAGGGAGCCGCCGAATGGACTGCCGTCATGTCCAGTTCCCAGACAAGAGGAAGAGGGCGTTTCGGGCGACATTGGCATTCCCCCCCCGGCAACATTTACCTCTCTGTCCTCCTGCGTCCCTCCATCCTTCCCATTGAGCTTCCAAGATTATCCCTTATAGCCGCGCTGGCGGTTTTTGAAACCGTCCACAGGGAAGGGACTCCACTGAAGCTGAAGTGGCCCAACGATATTCTCTTCGATGGCCGGAAACTCGCCGGGGTGCTTCTTGAGGCAAAAACCCAAGGGGAAAACGTGGAATATGTCGTGGTTGGAATAGGCATCAATCTAAAAGCGCCGGAGGGGAGCCTGCCCGAAGATCTGGTGGGGAAAACCGCTTCCCTGGAGGAACTGGGCGGGTGCCTGGACGTGGGACGCATTATTGAGGGGCTGGAAATGAACCTTCGACGGTACAGTATTTCCTATCGCGGCACCAGTTGGGAGGATGTGCGGACCAGGTGGCGGGAATACGCTGACTGGGACCGGGAATATTCCGCCATGAGCGCCGGTCGTCGATATGTGGGTCGCCCCGTAAATCTTAATCCGGATGGGTCCCTTCTTTTCGCAGCTTCCGACGGCCCTGTTACCTTAACCTCCGGGGAACTTGTTGAGGTGGGAGATCGCCGCCCTGGTCATCAGAAGACGATGAGGTGA